Proteins encoded in a region of the Eulemur rufifrons isolate Redbay chromosome 15, OSU_ERuf_1, whole genome shotgun sequence genome:
- the BEND3 gene encoding BEN domain-containing protein 3, whose translation MNSTEFSEDVEEVLKNNTVKVETEAEDAALDCSVNSRTSDKHALDSVFTALQDSSKRKQLASDGLPDSVPSVKRRRLIPEALLAGMRNRENSSPCQGNGEQAGRGRHSGSAWLGEDEPCNDVTTPSYKKPLYGISHKIMEKKNPPSGDLLNTYELFEKANPSNSPSPLRLLNEPQKRDSGSTGAATDGDPNIYFLIQKMFYMLNTLTSNMSQLHSKVDLLSLEVSRIKKQVSPTEMVAKFQPPPEYQLTAAELKQIVDQSLSGGDLACRLLVQLFPELFSDVDFSRGCSACGFAAKRKLESLHLQLIRNYVEVYYPSVKDTAVWQAECLPQLNDFFSRFWAQREMEDSQPGGQVTGFFEAEQVDTGHFLDNKDQEEALSLDRSSTIASDHVVDTQDLTEFLDEASSPGEFAVFLLHRLFPELFDHRKLGEQYSCYGDGGKQELDPQRLQIIRNYTEIYFPDMQEEEAWLQQCAQRINDELEGLGLDAGSEGEPPRDDCYDSSSLPDDISVVKVEDSFEGERPGRRSKKIWLVPIDFDKLEIPQPDFEVPGADCLLSKEQLRSIYESSLSIGNFASRLLVHLFPELFTHENLRKQYNCSGSLGKKQLDPTRIKLIRHYVQLLYPRAKNDRVWTLEFVGKLDERCRRRDTEQRRSYQQQRKVHVPGPECRDLGSYAINPERFREEFEGPPLPPERSSKDFCKIPLDELVVPSPDFPVPSPYLLSDKEVREIVQQSLSVGNFAARLLVRLFPELFTAENLRLQYNHSGACNKKQLDPTRLRLIRHYVEAVYPVEKMEEVWHYECIPSIDERCRRPNRKKCDILKKAKKVEK comes from the coding sequence GCACTGCTAGCGGGCATGCGGAACCGTGAGAACAGCTCGCCCTGCCAGGGCAACGGAGAGCAGGCCGGCAGGGGCAGGCACTCGGGCTCTGCGTGGCTGGGCGAGGACGAGCCCTGCAACGATGTCACCACCCCTTCCTACAAGAAGCCTCTGTATGGCATCTCACACAAGATCATGGAGAAGAAGAATCCTCCCTCGGGAGACCTGCTTAACACGTATGAGCTCTTCGAGAAGGCAAACCCCAGCAACAGCCCCTCGCCGCTGCGGCTCCTGAATGAGCCACAGAAGCGGGACTCTGGCAGCACCGGGGCAGCCACCGACGGCGACCCCAACATCTACTTCCTGATCCAGAAGATGTTCTACATGCTCAACACCCTCACGTCCAACATGTCCCAGCTGCACAGCAAAGTGGACCTGCTCTCCCTGGAGGTGAGCCGCATCAAGAAGCAGGTGAGCCCCACTGAGATGGTGGCCAAGTTCCAGCCGCCCCCTGAGTACCAGCTCACGGCGGCTGAGCTCAAGCAGATCGTGGACCAGAGCCTGTCGGGCGGGGACCTGGCCTGCCGCCTGCTGGTGCAGCTCTTCCCCGAGCTCTTCAGCGACGTCGACTTCTCCCGCGGCTGCAGTGCCTGCGGCTTTGCGGCCAAGCGGAAGCTGGAGTCGCTGCACCTGCAGCTCATCCGAAACTACGTGGAGGTCTACTACCCCTCGGTGAAGGACACGGCCGTGTGGCAGGCCGAGTGCTTGCCCCAGCTGAACGACTTCTTCAGCCGCTTCTGGGCCCAGCGGGAAATGGAGGACAGCCAGCCTGGCGGCCAGGTCACCGGTTTCTTTGAGGCCGAGCAGGTGGACACTGGCCACTTCCTAGACAACAAAGACCAGGAAGAGGCCCTGTCTCTGGACCGGAGCAGCACCATTGCCTCGGACCACGTGGTGGACACGCAGGACCTGACCGAGTTCCTGGATGAAGCCTCTTCCCCAGGCGAGTTCGCCGTCTTCCTCCTGCACCGGCTCTTCCCCGAGCTCTTTGACCACCGGAAGCTGGGCGAGCAGTACAGCTGCTACGGGGACGGCGGCAAGCAGGAGCTGGACCCGCAGAGGCTGCAGATCATCCGCAACTACACGGAGATCTACTTCCCCGACatgcaggaggaggaggcctgGCTGCAGCAGTGCGCCCAGCGCATCAACGACGAGCTCGAGGGCCTGGGGCTGGACGCGGGCAGCGAGGGCGAGCCCCCGCGCGACGACTGCTACGACTCCTCCAGCCTGCCCGATGACATCTCCGTGGTCAAGGTGGAGGACAGCTTCGAGGGCGAGCGGCCGGGCCGGCGCTCCAAGAAGATCTGGCTGGTGCCCATTGACTTTGACAAGCTGGAGATCCCGCAGCCCGACTTCGAGGTGCCGGGCGCTGACTGCCTGCTCAGCAAGGAGCAGCTGCGCAGCATCTACGAGAGCAGCCTGTCCATCGGCAACTTCGCCTCCCGCCTGCTGGTGCACCTCTTCCCCGAGCTCTTCACCCACGAGAACCTGCGCAAGCAGTACAACTGCAGCGGCTCCCTGGGCAAGAAGCAGCTGGACCCGACCCGCATCAAGCTTATCCGCCACTACGTGCAGCTGCTCTACCCCCGGGCCAAAAACGACCGCGTCTGGACTCTGGAGTTCGTGGGCAAGCTGGACGAGCGCTGCCGGCGCCGGGACACGGAGCAGAGGCGCTCCTACCAGCAGCAGCGCAAGGTCCACGTGCCGGGCCCCGAGTGCAGAGACCTGGGGAGCTATGCAATCAACCCCGAGAGGTTCCGAGAGGAGTTTGAGGGGCCCCCGCTGCCCCCCGAAAGGAGCAGCAAGGACTTCTGCAAGATCCCCTTGGACGAGCTGGTGGTGCCCTCGCCCGACTTCCCGGTGCCTTCCCCCTACCTGCTGTCAGACAAGGAGGTGCGTGAGATCGTGCAGCAGAGCCTCTCCGTGGGCAACTTCGCCGCCCGGCTCCTCGTCCGGCTCTTTCCCGAACTCTTCACCGCCGAGAACCTGCGGCTGCAGTACAACCATTCCGGGGCTTGCAACAAGAAGCAGCTGGACCCCACGCGGCTGCGACTCATCCGTCACTACGTGGAAGCCGTGTACCCCGTGGAGAAGATGGAGGAGGTGTGGCACTATGAATGTATCCCTAGCATCGATGAGCGGTGTCGCCGCCCCAACAGGAAAAAATGCGACATCCTCAAGAAAGCCAAGAAAGTAGAGAAATGA